The following proteins come from a genomic window of Triticum aestivum cultivar Chinese Spring chromosome 6A, IWGSC CS RefSeq v2.1, whole genome shotgun sequence:
- the LOC123129339 gene encoding uncharacterized protein has translation MDSPPIPGELLADIFLRLPDPADLVRVSAGCTSFRHLIADRSFLRRYRRLHAPPFLGFLDYNRVFHAVVTPHPSASAAGAVALAADFSFSFLPGPASDWAVQDVRDGRVLLERHPKFEVIFREVIVCDPLHRRYLLLPPIPGDLAESVDSALWTKPQTFLAPSEDEEEASFRVISMVQCLTKLFAFAFFSNTGQWRTISSQSWSNLFAGLPSLAGTTFFSRREYAYGLFYWVASLREKLLVLDSQSMGFSIVEHPPEARGIPGGDIAVVEAGDGRPGMFVRTEDTNYLNYAIRRNDFGSSSKWQLDKKIPLDSGYFFLGSMGRHLFLYHCRNPPVDARCFSLDVKTLKLERVFLSSFCITSVHAYSNFPPSLLSTPKVSSGFGNRAENETLEQSFAARSSAQSPRSE, from the coding sequence ATGGACTCGCCGCCGATCCCAGGCGAGCTGCTGGCGGACATATTCCTCCGCCTCCCCGACCCTGCCGATCTCGTGCGCGTCTCCGCCGGCTGCACCTCCTTTCGCCACCTGATCGCCGACCGCTCCTTCCTCCGGCGCTACCGCAGGCTCCACGCTCCGCCCTTCCTCGGCTTCCTCGACTACAATCGAGTTTTCCACGCCGTCGTCACGCCACACCCCTCCGCGTCGGCAGCCGGCGCCGTCGCCCTGGCCGCcgacttctccttctccttcctaccCGGCCCCGCCTCCGACTGGGCGGTCCAGGACGTCCGCGACGGCCGGGTCCTCCTCGAAAGACACCCCAAGTTCGAAGTCATCTTCAGGGAGGTGATAGTGTGCGACCCCTTGCACCGACGGTACCTCCTGCTCCCCCCAATCCCTGGTGACCTAGCCGAGTCCGTGGACAGCGCACTCTGGACAAAACCGCAGACCTTCCTCGCTCCctctgaagatgaagaagaggcgtCATTCAGGGTGATCTCGATGGTGCAGTGCCTAACTAAGCTGTTCGCCTTTGCCTTCTTTTCCAACACCGGACAATGGCGAACCATTTCATCCCAGAGCTGGAGCAATTTGTTTGCTGGCTTGCCATCATTAGCAGGGACGACTTTCTTCTCCAGGCGCGAATACGCGTATGGGTTGTTCTATTGGGTGGCTAGTTTGAGGGAAAAGTTGCTGGTGCTTGACTCCCAGAGTATGGGGTTCTCCATTGTTGAACACCCACCTGAAGCCAGAGGTATTCCAGGTGGGGATATAGCCGTTGTGGAGGCAGGGGATGGCAGGCCTGGGATGTTTGTGCGCACAGAAGACACAAATTACCTCAACTATGCCATTAGGCGAAACGACTTTGGGAGTTCCAGCAAGTGGCAGTTGGACAAGAAAATCCCGCTGGATTCCGGGTACTTCTTCTTGGGCTCAATGGGGAGGCACTTGTTCCTATATCACTGCCGAAACCCACCGGTTGATGCCCGCTGTTTCTCGCTTGACGTCAAGACATTGAAGCTTGAGAGGGTGTTTCTTTCGAGTTTCTGCATCACCAGTGTGCATGCATATAGTAACTTCCCACCATCACTGTTGTCGACGCCGAAAGTATCAAGTG